The Gemmatimonadota bacterium genomic interval CCCCGGCGCGCAGCTTACGCGCCGAGCCGTTAGGATGAACCCCCGCCATCCGCTGGGTCCCCGCCGCAGTTGACCTCACACGCCCCGCGTAGCTATTGTACAATTGTACCTTAGCCCTGCGAGACGCGCGTGGAAGTCACAACGGACACCTCCGTGATCATGGCGGTCGTGTTGAACGAGCCGTCCAAGGCTCGGCTCCTCGAGATCACTGAGGGCGTGGAGCTCGTGTCCGCGCCGACCCTTCCTTGGGAGGTCGGCAACAGCCTGTCCGCTCTGTTCAAGCGCGGGCGCATCCAGCTGGAACAGGCGAAGGCGGCCCTCGAGTCTTTCCGCGCCATCCCAGTGCGGCTGGGAGAGGTCGACGTGGAGCGTTCCGTGGAGATGGCGTGGGCGCAAGACATCTATGCGTACGACGCCTATATCCTGGAGTGCGCCAGGACGTACCGCACACCTCTGCTTTCCCTCGATGGTCGGCAACGACAGGTCGCCCAGAAGCTGGGTATCACGGTAATGGAGGTTTGAGCCATGAAAGTCTACACATACTCCGAGGCACGTCAGCGCCTGGCAAGCCTTCTCGACGAGGCCGGACAGAGGGGCGAGATCCGGATCAAGCGTCGCGACGGAAGCGAATTCACCGTACGCCCCGTTCCACCCGGTGGCTCGCCTCTCAATGTCGCCGGCGTCGATACCGGCCTGACCCGCGACGACATCCTCGCCGCGATCCGTGAATCCCGGGAGCGTGAGCCCAGGAGGGGATCATCCTAACAGGCGCGTGAACCTGGCGATGTGAGCATCTCAGAAACACCTTGGACGCTTCGTACGCAGGTTACGCGCAAAGACGTTAGGCCGGGTTTTCTGATTCCGTTATACTGAGACACCATGACTCTTCAGATTGCCACTGAACAGGAACCCGACGGTCGCTGGCTCGCCGAGGTTGAGGTGTTGCCAGGCGTCCTGGCGTACGGGACGACCCGGGTCGACGCCGTCACGAAGGTCCAGGCCTTGGCCCTTCGCGTGCTTGCGGAACGACTCGAGCGTGGTGAGGCCGTCCCCGAGCTTCTCAGCGTCTCCTTCCAGGCCGCGTGAGCACGTGGGGTTCCGCTAAGGCCAAGCGGGTCTTCGCGGCCCTCCTGCGTCTCGGCTGGTCGGTGAAGCGGCGGGCCGGTAGCCATGCCACTCTTGCCCGCGACGGATGGCCCGACTTCGTTTGGGCCTTTCATGACTGGGATGAGATCGGCCCACGCATGCTCTCCCGAATCGCGCGCCACACGGGACTTCGCCCTGAAGACCTTTAGGCAACCGGCCTAACAGGCGCGTGAAGCTGGCGCGGCGGACATCGCGGATGGACCTCGTCAGCACCCTGGCGCGCAGCTTACGCGCCGAGCCGTTAGGCCTCTCACGTCGACCCTTCCGGACATTGCAGGTCCAGGGGTAACCCGTGAGATTTCTGGAATGACAAAGGAAGCACTCCTCTCCGAGATTCTGCGTCTCCCGCCCAAGGAGCGCGTTCAACTCCTCGGGGACGCCTGGGACGCGGTCGCCGCGACTCGCGAGGACGTCCCGGTTCCGGAATGGCACCTTAAGGAGCTGGAGAAGCGTTTGGCCGAGCCGGAGCCCCGATTCGTTTCGTGGGAGGAGGTCCGGTCGCGTCTGAAAGGCTCGCGGTAGAGTGAAGGTCCGCTTCCGATTGGAGGCGGCTTCCGATGTGGTTTCAGCCCGGGAGTGGTACGACCAACGGCGACCCGGACTCGGTCCCGAGTTCTTCCGGTCTCTCGAAGATACGGTGGATGTGATTGCCGAGCGTCCGGACGCCTTTCCCGAGATTGCGGTAGGACACCGAGGGGCGATCCTTAGGCGCTTCCCTTACGTCCCTTACTACCGCATCGATCAAAACGGAATCGAAGTGCTTGCGTGCCTCCACAGTTCGCGCGCACCCGAAATCTGGCATTCCCGCGGTGAGGCATAACAGGCGCGTGAAGCCGGCGCGGTGGGCTCCGCAGTTGAACACTTCGACTCACCGGCGCGCAGCTTACGCGCCGAGACGTTGTAGGGCTCCCTCCACCTGCACTTGCCTCCGCGTCGTGTCGTAATTACAATGTGATTACGTCCATCGCCCGGAGCCTGCCGCTATGAAGACGAAGCTCGTGCCCATCGGAAACTCTCGGGGCGTGCGCATTCCGAAGCCTCTTCTCGAGCAGGCCGGTCTCGAGGATGACGTCGAGCTCCGGGTCGTTGAGGGCGGCATCATGGTTCGCGGAATGGGCGTTAGGCGCGCCGGATGGGCTGAGGCCGCGGAGAAGGTTCGTGAGCGGGGCGAGGACGGACCTCTCGACGAAGCAGTCGCCACCGACTTTGACGCATCTGAGTGGGCTTGGTAACCGAAGGGGGCCCCCGCCGAGGAGATGTCTTTCTCATCTCTCTGGATCCAACAGCCGGTCGGGAGATCAAGAAGACTCGCCCCTGCGCGATCGTCTCACCGGACGAGCTGAACGAACACCTTTCCACCTTTCTCGTCGCACCGATGACCTCGGGCGGGCACCCGTATCCATTTCGGATCCCTTGCAGATTCGAGAAGAAGGACGGATTCGTGGTGCTCGATCAGCTCCGTACGGTCGATCGTCGACGGCTTGTCAGGAGGCTTGGGCGGCTCACCCCAACCACGCTCTCCAAGGCACTGGGTGTGCTACGAGAGATGTTCGCCGAGTAGGGGCCCTCTAACCGGCGCGTGAAGCTGGCGCGGTGGGCCTGCGGCGTGAATCCTTCAGCACCCTGGCGCGCAGCTTACGCGCAGAGTCGTTAGGTAGCCTACGCCAATCCACCGTTCTCAGACATCGCAAGGAGCATCGCGAAGACCTCGGACCAGTTCTCGACCGGGACGAAGTGCGGCAGCGGTTTGTTCGTAGCTCGTGTGCGGACCCGAGGGGAAGCCAAGGAGGATGAGATCACTCGCGCCCTAAGGATCGCCGCGGCCGTGCGATGTCACCCTACCATGAGTGAGATCGGCTCAGGGGCCTGAACGTGCGTGTTCAGACCTTGATCCCGAGTCCTCTTGACTGAATTTCGATAATTGGCTAAATAGCGACGCATGAACACCGTATTCAAGGCACTCTCCGATCCGACCCGCCGTCGAGTGTTGGAACTCCTCAGGAACCGACCGATGACTGCCGGTGAGCTTGCGGACGAATTCGATCTGGCCCGGGCCACCATGTCGGCCCACTTCTCGGTACTCCGCGAATCGAATCTGATCTACGCGGAGAAGCGCGGAACCACAATCACGTACCGACTCCGCATGTCGGTTCTGGAGGAGGCGCTCCTCGGATTCGCGGGGGCGTTCGGTCTCCAGTTGGCGCCGGCACGACGAGTCGCCCGCGGTAGGGTCGTGGAGAGGGAAGCGTGAACTCCGTGACCGACCGGGGTCCTTCCACGTTCGCTGCGGCGGGGGCCCTTTCGACGACCCTTATCGGCGTCGTCGGTTGGGTCACACTCCCCGACTCCGACGTCGACTGGTTCGGGCTGGTCCTCCTTGCGCCCCTCCTTTGGGGGTTTCTGGAGGCCGTGGCGTTCACCCGTCGTCGCAGATCGAACGCGGAGGAGGAGCGTCGCTATTTGCGGTATTTGGTCGCGACGGTGCTCTTCTTCGCGATCATGGACGCCGGCCCCGTTCTGCTCGTCGGGATCGGGTGGCTCGGTGCCGGATGGATCCCGAAGGCGGCCAAAGCGGAGGGCGTGGCCTCGGGGCTCGCGCTCGCGATCTGGGGCAACTAT includes:
- a CDS encoding type II toxin-antitoxin system VapC family toxin → MEVTTDTSVIMAVVLNEPSKARLLEITEGVELVSAPTLPWEVGNSLSALFKRGRIQLEQAKAALESFRAIPVRLGEVDVERSVEMAWAQDIYAYDAYILECARTYRTPLLSLDGRQRQVAQKLGITVMEV
- a CDS encoding type II toxin-antitoxin system Phd/YefM family antitoxin; the encoded protein is MKVYTYSEARQRLASLLDEAGQRGEIRIKRRDGSEFTVRPVPPGGSPLNVAGVDTGLTRDDILAAIRESREREPRRGSS
- a CDS encoding type II toxin-antitoxin system HicB family antitoxin; this encodes MTLQIATEQEPDGRWLAEVEVLPGVLAYGTTRVDAVTKVQALALRVLAERLERGEAVPELLSVSFQAA
- a CDS encoding type II toxin-antitoxin system HicA family toxin produces the protein MSTWGSAKAKRVFAALLRLGWSVKRRAGSHATLARDGWPDFVWAFHDWDEIGPRMLSRIARHTGLRPEDL
- a CDS encoding addiction module protein, which encodes MTKEALLSEILRLPPKERVQLLGDAWDAVAATREDVPVPEWHLKELEKRLAEPEPRFVSWEEVRSRLKGSR
- a CDS encoding type II toxin-antitoxin system RelE/ParE family toxin, coding for MKVRFRLEAASDVVSAREWYDQRRPGLGPEFFRSLEDTVDVIAERPDAFPEIAVGHRGAILRRFPYVPYYRIDQNGIEVLACLHSSRAPEIWHSRGEA
- a CDS encoding AbrB/MazE/SpoVT family DNA-binding domain-containing protein, with the translated sequence MKTKLVPIGNSRGVRIPKPLLEQAGLEDDVELRVVEGGIMVRGMGVRRAGWAEAAEKVRERGEDGPLDEAVATDFDASEWAW
- a CDS encoding type II toxin-antitoxin system PemK/MazF family toxin — protein: MGLVTEGGPRRGDVFLISLDPTAGREIKKTRPCAIVSPDELNEHLSTFLVAPMTSGGHPYPFRIPCRFEKKDGFVVLDQLRTVDRRRLVRRLGRLTPTTLSKALGVLREMFAE
- a CDS encoding autorepressor SdpR family transcription factor, whose protein sequence is MNTVFKALSDPTRRRVLELLRNRPMTAGELADEFDLARATMSAHFSVLRESNLIYAEKRGTTITYRLRMSVLEEALLGFAGAFGLQLAPARRVARGRVVEREA